Genomic segment of Pseudomonadota bacterium:
GTCGCTGAAGTACTCGAACACAGTCTCGCCGTCGACCGTGTACAGCCCCTCGCTGGCCAGGGCCCGCATCAAGCGGTACATGGCGTCGGCATTGGTGCCCGTTCGCTCTGCCAGCGTCTCGGCGTCGAGCGGTCTTGACACGAGCAGATCCGGCACGCCCAGGCGGGTCATCACCATGAGGGCCTGCGATCACCAGCCCCCAAAGATCATCTGCATCAACGCGACATTGGGCGGCGGCTGCGGCGGTGAAGGGGGGGCGGCGTCGGGCCTGGCGGAAAGCCTGGTTCCTCCGATCGATTCACTGCGCGTAGCACAGCAGCTTTGTGGTGGCCGCGGTCTTCAACGACCACGGTACCCTCCCCTTCCCGATTCGCTCTTCTCACGTCCGCTACCCTACGCGATAAACAGAACCCGACATCCGAGCGTCAGACGCCCCCCTACTCGTGCCGCAGCGCCTCGATGGGATCGAGCCGCGCAGCGCTCCGCGCCGGATAGTACCCGAAGAACACCCCGACAGCCGCCGAGCAACCGAAGGCCAGCATCACGCTCGAGGCCGTCATAACAGGCGTCCACGGCGACAGCCACGCGACGACCTGCACCACGGCCGCCCCCAGCACCACGCCGACAACGCCTCCCCCCACGCTGAGCACCAGCGCTTCGATGACGAACTGCAGCATGATATCGCTGCTGCGAGCACCCACCGCCATGCGGATGCCGATCTCGTGGACGCGCTCGGTGACGCTCACCAGCATGATGTTCATGATGCCGATGCCGCCCACGATGAGCGACACCGCCGCAATGCCCCCGAGCAGCCAGGTGAATGTCGCCATGGTCTCCTCGGCGGTCTCGGAGATCTCTTGCTGGGTTCGAATGAAGAAGTCGTCGTCGCGCACATCGCGGATGTGGTGGCGCTGGCGCAGCAACGCCGCAATCTCGTCTCGCGCCATCGTGACGCGGTCGGCACTGACCGCTGACACGAGCAGCAGGCTGAACCGGTCGCCCCCCCGCATGCGGTTCATGTAGGTGGTGCAGGGCACCACCACGACGTCATCTTGATCCTGGCCGAACGTGCTCTGACCCTTCGCCGCAAGAACACCCACGATGGTGAGCGGCACCGTGCTCACGCGCAGCACCCGCCCCACCACGTCGTCTGCTCCGAACAGCTCGCGGCGCACCGTCTGGCCGATGATGCACACCTTCGCCGACGCCCGCACATCGGCCAGGGTGAAAGGAGAGCCCAGATCGCACGACCACTCGCGAATCGCAAA
This window contains:
- a CDS encoding methyltransferase, with product MVMTRLGVPDLLVSRPLDAETLAERTGTNADAMYRLMRALASEGLYTVDGETVFEYFSD
- a CDS encoding FtsX-like permease family protein, which produces MKMMMTIALRSLARSKMRTMLTMLGVIIGVAAVIATVALGEGASATIQSRIAGLGTNLVTVFGGSATTVGVRMGAAAVESFTRADVEAIGRDCPSVSALTPVLRKGVQAVGPTVNWSTQLQGVNEAYFAIREWSCDLGSPFTLADVRASAKVCIIGQTVRRELFGADDVVGRVLRVSTVPLTIVGVLAAKGQSTFGQDQDDVVVVPCTTYMNRMRGGDRFSLLLVSAVSADRVTMARDEIAALLRQRHHIRDVRDDDFFIRTQQEISETAEETMATFTWLLGGIAAVSLIVGGIGIMNIMLVSVTERVHEIGIRMAVGARSSDIMLQFVIEALVLSVGGGVVGVVLGAAVVQVVAWLSPWTPVMTASSVMLAFGCSAAVGVFFGYYPARSAARLDPIEALRHE